In Nonomuraea muscovyensis, the following proteins share a genomic window:
- a CDS encoding recombinase family protein, with product MQRDAIIYVRISRDRIGAGLGVERQRIDCENLAARLGWNVVAVYDDNDMSAYSGKPRPGYKRMLEDLRAGSATGVLAWHTDRLHRSPTELEEYIQIVERHGVDTQTVRTGQLDLSTPAGRMNARNLGNFARYEVEHMSERQQAKKLQKAAAGEWFGGRRPFGFEPDGVTVRTTEAAELDARGDDLLSGLSVHAVVRDWNARGVTTATGGKWTPNSVRRVFLRPRNAGLMEHRGEIVGPAKWPAIIEETKWRAIVALLNDPSRRTTPGPQRRWMGSGLYECGICVEAEEEKTTVVVATAGLSKGGQRKTVPSYRCAAGRNHVARSPIHLDRYVSMLAVEWLSRPGAVEAFERKGDDSAARARVLEREALRIRDEEAAEMFAAGQMTKAQLIAANEKTAQRRSELDQADAAAARVTALAPFRKGDPQAVWDGLDLDRRRAVISQIMRVIILPGKLGRPEGWTPEYGKEWGYFDPKYIRVEWRVRA from the coding sequence ATGCAACGTGACGCGATCATCTACGTCCGCATCTCTCGGGACCGTATCGGCGCAGGTCTAGGCGTTGAACGGCAGCGAATCGACTGCGAGAATCTCGCCGCTCGCCTCGGCTGGAACGTCGTGGCGGTCTACGACGACAACGACATGTCCGCCTACTCGGGCAAGCCGAGGCCCGGCTACAAACGCATGCTTGAGGATCTCAGAGCAGGCTCAGCAACCGGTGTATTGGCCTGGCACACCGACAGACTCCACCGATCGCCCACGGAGTTAGAGGAGTACATCCAGATCGTGGAGCGTCACGGCGTCGACACGCAGACCGTGCGGACTGGTCAGCTCGACCTGTCCACGCCGGCCGGCCGAATGAACGCCCGCAACCTTGGCAACTTCGCACGATATGAGGTCGAGCACATGAGCGAGCGCCAGCAGGCGAAGAAGCTGCAGAAGGCCGCCGCCGGCGAGTGGTTCGGGGGACGTAGGCCGTTCGGGTTCGAGCCTGACGGGGTGACCGTGCGGACTACGGAGGCCGCCGAGCTCGACGCCAGGGGAGACGACCTCCTGTCCGGACTGAGTGTCCATGCTGTTGTGCGCGACTGGAACGCCCGAGGCGTGACGACGGCCACCGGAGGCAAGTGGACCCCCAACAGCGTCCGGAGAGTCTTCCTGCGGCCTCGCAACGCTGGCCTGATGGAGCACCGCGGCGAGATCGTCGGGCCGGCGAAGTGGCCAGCGATCATCGAGGAGACCAAGTGGCGGGCCATCGTCGCGCTGCTCAACGACCCGTCTCGACGGACGACACCCGGCCCGCAGCGTCGGTGGATGGGCTCAGGGCTCTATGAGTGTGGCATCTGCGTCGAGGCGGAGGAGGAGAAGACAACAGTTGTTGTCGCGACCGCGGGCCTAAGCAAGGGTGGTCAGCGGAAGACGGTTCCGTCCTACCGGTGTGCCGCCGGCCGTAACCACGTAGCTCGCAGTCCAATACACCTCGACCGGTACGTGTCCATGCTGGCCGTCGAGTGGCTCTCCCGTCCCGGCGCCGTCGAGGCGTTCGAGCGGAAGGGGGACGACTCCGCAGCGCGGGCCCGTGTCCTTGAGCGTGAAGCGCTGCGCATCCGTGACGAGGAGGCCGCCGAGATGTTCGCGGCCGGCCAGATGACCAAAGCTCAGCTCATCGCCGCCAACGAGAAGACCGCTCAGCGTCGCTCAGAGCTCGACCAGGCCGACGCTGCCGCAGCCCGCGTGACTGCGTTGGCGCCGTTCCGCAAGGGTGACCCTCAAGCCGTCTGGGATGGCCTCGACCTCGACCGTCGGCGAGCCGTCATATCGCAGATCATGCGCGTCATCATCCTGCCGGGGAAGCTGGGGCGTCCCGAGGGGTGGACGCCCGAGTACGGCAAAGAGTGGGGATACTTCGACCCGAAGTACATCCGAGTCGAGTGGAGGGTTCGCGCCTAG
- a CDS encoding YraN family protein — protein MAAKNDLGRHGEQLAVDYLEAEGMKIIERNWRCRHGEIDVIAEDGSTLVVVEVKTRSGRSHGTALESVRPAKLSRLRMLAAKWLASQPRTFPTVRVDVIALERFAGDYSLRHVRGVV, from the coding sequence ATGGCCGCGAAGAACGACCTCGGCAGACACGGCGAGCAACTAGCCGTCGACTACCTGGAAGCCGAGGGAATGAAGATCATCGAACGCAACTGGCGCTGCCGTCACGGCGAGATAGACGTCATCGCAGAGGACGGCTCCACACTGGTGGTGGTCGAGGTCAAGACCAGGTCGGGCAGGTCCCACGGCACGGCGCTGGAGTCCGTTCGTCCGGCCAAGCTGAGCAGGTTGCGCATGCTGGCCGCGAAGTGGCTGGCGTCCCAGCCGCGTACGTTCCCCACGGTCAGGGTCGACGTCATCGCCCTGGAGCGCTTCGCGGGCGACTACTCCTTGCGTCACGTCCGGGGTGTGGTCTAG
- a CDS encoding DUF2469 domain-containing protein, giving the protein MSAEDLEKYETEMELQLYREYRDVVGLFTYVVETERRFYLTNSVDLDVRTAENGDVFFDVKMQDAWVWDMYRPARFVKNVRVVTFKDVNVEELSKADLEMPKEGFSQ; this is encoded by the coding sequence ATGAGCGCAGAGGATCTCGAAAAGTACGAAACCGAGATGGAGCTGCAGCTTTACCGCGAATACCGTGATGTCGTCGGACTGTTCACCTACGTCGTGGAGACGGAGCGGCGCTTCTACCTGACCAACTCGGTCGACCTCGACGTTCGCACCGCCGAGAACGGGGACGTGTTCTTCGACGTGAAGATGCAGGACGCGTGGGTGTGGGACATGTACCGTCCGGCGCGGTTCGTGAAGAACGTCCGCGTGGTCACGTTCAAGGACGTCAACGTGGAGGAACTGTCCAAGGCCGACCTGGAAATGCCGAAGGAGGGCTTCTCCCAGTGA
- a CDS encoding ribonuclease HII, whose product MTVAFRPRPSVVRRDSGLYAYERALARRGLTPIAGVDEAGRGACAGPLVVAAVVLRRQIVGLDDSKLLTPATRERLYDQIIRSAHVGVIVIPPTEIDARGLHRSNISGMRRAVAQLTCDPEYILTDGFPVPGLPAPSLAVWKGDQVAACVAAASIVAKVTRDRLMVTLDAEFPAYGFADHKGYVTAAHRLALETHGPCPHHRFSFVTVAREMGENEMGAGVA is encoded by the coding sequence ATGACAGTTGCGTTCCGTCCCCGCCCGAGCGTGGTCCGGCGCGATTCCGGACTCTACGCCTACGAACGCGCGCTCGCCCGCCGGGGCCTCACCCCGATCGCCGGCGTCGACGAGGCCGGCCGGGGCGCCTGCGCCGGGCCGCTGGTCGTCGCCGCCGTCGTCCTGCGCAGGCAGATCGTCGGCCTCGACGACTCCAAACTCCTCACCCCCGCCACGCGCGAGCGGCTCTACGACCAGATCATCCGGTCGGCGCACGTCGGCGTCATCGTCATCCCGCCCACCGAGATCGACGCCCGAGGCCTGCACCGCAGCAACATCTCGGGAATGCGGCGCGCGGTCGCGCAGTTGACCTGTGACCCGGAGTACATCCTCACCGACGGCTTCCCGGTGCCCGGCCTGCCGGCGCCGTCGCTGGCGGTGTGGAAGGGGGACCAGGTGGCGGCCTGCGTGGCGGCGGCGTCGATCGTGGCCAAGGTGACCAGGGACAGGCTGATGGTTACGCTCGACGCCGAATTCCCCGCCTACGGTTTCGCCGACCACAAGGGATATGTCACGGCAGCACACCGGCTGGCGCTGGAGACGCACGGCCCGTGCCCGCACCACCGTTTCTCCTTCGTCACGGTGGCCAGAGAGATGGGCGAGAATGAAATGGGGGCCGGGGTTGCCTGA